Sequence from the Bacillus thuringiensis genome:
GCACTTATTATAAAGGTAAAGGGATTTGATGGTAATGTATTGAATTTGGGTAGAAACGGAAAAAGGAGATGAATAAATGACAACAATATATTTCGTTCGCCATGCCCATTCTACATATACAAAAGAAGAACGGGAGCGTCCTTTATCTGAAAAAGGGCACTTAGATGCAGAGAATGTAACACACTTATTAAAAGGTAGACATATTGATGTTGTGATCTCTAGCCCGTACAAAAGAGCAATTCAAACTGTACAAGGAATTGCGAATACATATCATGTATCAATAGAAATAGAAGAAGATTTACGAGAAAGGTTATTAAGTTCAGAGCCAGTAGCAGATTTTAATGAGGCTATGGAGAATGTGTGGGGGGATTGGAGTTTTGCATACGAAGGCGGAGAATCAAATGATGTAGCACAAAGACGGGCTGTAATATGTATGCAAAGTATATTAAAAAAATATAAAGGTAAGAATATTGTAATAGGTACGCATGGGAATATTATGGTATTACTTATGAATTATTTTGATTCGCAATATGATTTTCAGTTTTGGAAAACCATTCATATGCCTGATGTGTATAAATTAACTTTTGATAATAATTGTTTCAGTTCTGCTGAAAGAATAGAGTCTACAGATTATCAGATAAATAATTTGTAAAAGTTTATCAAAAAAAGAGGAAAGAGAGATGTTATTGTAGAAGTATGACTTTGTAACATAAAAAATATATGTTAAAGGAGGCTGTTTACATGTTTGAGAAAGAGAAAGAAGGGCTTATTGAAGTTCACAACGTATATGAAATTGTACCAGCAGATGGAACAATTATTGGTATGGCAACGGAAGAAGAAATGGAAATTGCTGCTGAACTAGAGCTGCAGTACTATGCCCATTCTCGTTTGTTAGAAGCAAATATTCAGTTAGACGGTTCCTCCTACAAAGAGTTACTTCAGGAGTTCCAGGAGTACGAAAGAAAATCAATGAGCTTTTGGCGAGCAATACATAAACGTTTAGCTGTGCCATGGGCATGGGTACTACGTATTGACGTTGCGAATGGTCCTATATATGTAAGTAATGGGAATTCGTATTACGAAGAAATCGATGATGAAGAAGATTATGAATAGATAAGTAAGGAAGCAGCTTTAGTTGCTTCCTTTTTTTATGACCTAAGCTTGAAATAATTTTTGACAAGCAAAAAAGATACACCAAACACCTATACCAAGTAGGACAGATGTACTAAGTGCAAATGAGTTTTTTAAACCCATATAGACGATAAATAATAATAGTGCGGATGCAGGAAATCCATATAATACGCCTATAGCAAATTGACTTAATTCTTGTTTGTTCCCGCCTTCGAAAGAAATCCAAAATAGACTCAGTAAACTAACGAGAGGAAGGGCAGCAATAAAGCCGCCAATCGTACTATAATGTTTAGCCACTTCAGTAATAACACCGATAATAAGTGCCGAAACGATTACTTTAACGAGGAAATGCATACTTTGCCTCCTTCGCTAATAACGAAAAAGCTTTTTCGATTAATTGTTGTTCTTCTTTCGATAACTGTGATTCTAATATTTTTATCTTTTCTTTATCTAGTAAAGTATGCTTTTCTAATACTTCAATGCCTTCTTTCGTTAATGTAAGGTTCACCACTCTTTCATCTTGTTTGTTTCTTTCTTTCATGATAAATCCTTTTTGAATAAGGCGCTTTACATGTTCAGACGCTGTGTTATGAGAGAGACTAAGCTCAGTAGCGACTTTTCCAATTGTTATATCTTTCTCACGAGAAACGATTTGTAAAATACGAATGGCTTGGTGAGAAAGGTTGTCTTCATACTCATATCGTAAGTGATAATAAATGCTCTCCCAATGCTGATTGATGTCTTTCATAATGATAAATCCTCCTGTTTTTTATATCGTATAATAAGACATATTCGTTAACTTAGAAACAAAATCCTTTTATTTGGATAAAAAATGTTGAAAAAGTTTATTTTTATTGAAATATAAGGTAATCTATGTGTAAAGGTATACATTTAGCAAGAGAGAGGATGATAGCTGTGAATACATTCAAATGGATGAGTCATGAACAGATGTATGTAGATGAAATACATGTTGAAAAATGTGGTCCTCTTTCAGTCGGCGTATATGGGGGGAATCAAGAGAGTGATGCATATGAACGAGGCGATGCAGTGCTTGCTTGGTGGGATCCTGAATTACAATTTGAATTTGTTATGATTTTTGATACACACCACAAAACAAAAAATATAGATTATATAATAGAAGCAATTTCAGAAAGAAAAGAGAAATTAAAAGAGTTATTTTCTTACCCGATACATTTAGCTTTTCATCATACACATATGTACTTATTAGCGTTATTTACAGATGAGTTGTTTATTGAAAAATGTGATCAAGATGATGAGGAACTTGCATGCTTAATTTGTTTGCGAAAAGGCGAATTTTTATACTGGCTATCAGTTGGTGATTGCTTCGCGTATTTATTCCATTCTGAGAAAACGAAGAATGGCAAAGGGCGATTAAATAAACGGAAGAATTACGAATATATTGGTAGAAAAAATATTTTCGCAGCAAATACACCTTGCTTTACGTCAGGTATAAGAGGATTAGAAAAAGGAATGAATCACATTGTAATGGCAACGGATGGTATTTTAGAGTGTGATAAACGAAGGTTTGATGATGATCAATCTTTAATAGAAATATTACACGACGGAAGTTGCTTACAGATTGAGCCAGTATTAACAAATGTACTGCATTGGAAAGGCAGAGATTGCGCCACAATTATTGGATGGTCCATTGACACTGAAAATAAACGATGCGCTAATTAATATAAAAGGAGTTCAAGGTTTTTATTCTTGAACTCCTTTTTGTTAAGCGATATGGATGTGATATGTTTTCAACCATTCATTTACTTGCAGCATGTATTCCATAGCACTTCTTGCTTCAAAATTGTTAATTTCCTTATTACTCTGATCGGCAATAGCAAGTAATGTGGAATGATTAATAAGAGAGAAAATAGGATTATTTTTATTACTACACATGTCGAGTGATAAATGACGAATTGTTTGTAAATAATGTGGGTCTTGTGAAGTTGGATACGCACTTTTTCTTCTATTGCGTACATCGTCAGGTAAAGCAGGTTGCAGTGCTCTACGTAAAATCCCTTTTTCAATATTATCAATGCTTTTTATGTTGAAAGGAACGTTCCATAAATATTCAACTAATCGATAATCGCAAAACGGTACACGAACTTCAAACCCTACAGCCATACTCATACGGTCTTTACGGTCAAGTAAGAACGGGAGAAATCTCGTTAAAAATAAATAAAACATTTGACGTTGTTTCGCGGGTTTTTTACTTTCCCCTTCAAGAATAGGTACTTCAAGTATTGCTTCTTGGAATCGTGTATCAATATAGTTTTCTAGATTACATTGGTTACTTACTTCATTTAGTAGAAGAGGAGATGTATTTTTCCAATTTGTTAGCCAAGGAAACTTATCTACATATAGTAATTCTTCTTGATGAAACCAAGGGTATCCACCGAATACTTCATCAGCTGATTCACCGGATAAAGCTACAGTCGCATCTTTTTTCATTTCGCAAAATAGTAAATATAGTGAAGTTTCCATTTCACCAGCACTCGGTAAATCTTTTGCATGGAGGGGAACGAATAAGTGATTTGCTAATTCTTCAGCATTCACAATAATATCATGATGTGATGTTCCTACATGTTCAGAAACGCGTTTTACCCAAGGAGCGTCTAAACCAGTGCGAGCAAATGTCAGCTCAAAATCTTTTGCGCTATTTACAAAGTCAACGGAATACGTATGAAGTGTTTTATTTTCAGCAGCAAATTCTTTTCCCGCTAGTGCAGTAATACCGCTAGAATCTAATCCGCCTGATAACATACAAACGAGAGGAACATCGGCAATTAATTGTCTTTTTACTGTATCTTGTAAAATAGATAAAATATGCGATGACGTATCTTCGGTAGAGTCTGTATGAATCTTACTTTTTAAATTCCAGTACTTCTGAACTACTTTTTTATCACGTGTAAACGTTATAGAATGTCCAGCGCGCACTTCTTGAATATGTTTAAAGACGCCACATCCTGGAGTTCGAAATAAGCCTAATCCAAATATTTCATTTATGCCATTCGCATCAATTTCAGCAGGAACAGATGGATGAGCTAATAATGCTTTAATTTCAGATCCGAAAATAATGCTGTCATTTCTTTCTGTATAAAAGAGTGGCTTTACGCCTAAATGATCACGTGCTAAAAACAGTTGTTGCTTTTGATCATCCCATAAGGCAAAAGCGAAAATTCCGTTTAAATGTTGCACGCATTCTTCTTTCCATTCTAAATAAGCATGTAGTAACACTTCTGTATCTGAATGCGTTTCAAATGCATGACCACATTTTTGAAGTCGTTCCCTCAGCTCACGGAAATTATAAATTTCTCCATTATACGTAAGAGCATACGTATAATCACCAGCACGAAATGTCTTCGGCTGTGCCCCGCCTTCTGGATCAATTACAATTAAACGCCGGTGTGCAAAGGCCGCACGAGGTGAAAACCAAAATCCTTCAGCATCAGGACCACGATGCTGAATACTATTTGCCATCTTTTCTAAAATAACATGCTCATTGGAAAGATCCTTATTCCAACTTACCCAACCTGTAATTCCACACATACACATCTCATCTCCTAATTTTAAAAAGTAGATTAATGAAATAAAATGTACACTAAGTTAAAGAATGACTATATAAATAGTGTACTACATGAATCAAATTGCAGACTTGAGAAAATTTTCTTTGAATGCATAGTTATGTGAGACAATGGCTAAGGGAAAGTATTCCATTACATACAAAAAATAATAAAAAGATGAGAGAAAATATTTTTTAAGACGTTATATAGGGTGTAAAAGCTTTTACAAAAAAATAAGGGGAATCGCTACATGAAATCAAATGAGAAAAATTTTATAAAAAGATTACAGCGGCAAAAAGAAGATGCGCTAGAATTTGTTGTCGATACATACTTACCGCTCATAAAAGGAATCACGCATAAAGTTCTTCTTCCTGTTCAAAATGATGGATTAATAGAGGAATGTGTAAACGATATATTTCTTTCCATATGGAATAACGCAAATAAGTTTCATGGAGAGCCGAGTGACTTTAGAAAATGGATTGCGGCAATTGCGAAGTTTAAAGCAATTGATTATTACCGGAAAGCGACTAAAAAAGTAGAAATTATTTCGGATGAGTTTCATATCAGTACGGAAAAGTCAGCGGAAGACGAATTAATTGTTATGGAAGATAGGGAAGAGTTATTGAAGCTTATTAATCAATTAGAACCGTTAGATCAAAAGGTGTTCATTATGAAATATCTTCTTGGTATGAAGACAGAAGAAATAGGAGACAAGTTAGGTTTAACTCGGGCAGCGATAGATAATCGTGTGTACCGTGGGAAAAAGAAACTACAACAAAATGCTACGAATATTAGTTTTGGAGGTAGTGCAATATGAAAGACATTTATGAATTATTAAATGATATTGATATAGATGAAAAAGAACTTAAGGAAATTGAGGCTTCTGAAATTGAAAAAGAAAAAGTAAAACGCAATGTAAAACAATCGATACGTACGAAGAAAAAGATGAAAAGTTGGAAAAAAGGCGTCGCTGCTGCATCTATTTTAGTCGGCGTATCGGTTGCCATGCTTGGCATCGGATTTCCTACATACGCTGGAGGATTACCAATAGTAGGAGACATATTCCGATTTTTAGATAATGGTAGAACAGGGTTATATGAAAATTATAAAGAGTTTTCGACTGAATTGAATATGACGAGGGAGAGTAATGGGGTTAAAGTTACAATTAATGATGTAATTTCTGATGGTAGAACAGTATCTATAACGTATTCACTTGAAAGTGAACAAGATTTAGGAAATGATCCTATCATATTAGGCGGATTGGATATAATGGACGCTCATGGTAGTACAGGAAGTGGTAAAATGACTAAAGTTACTGAAAAAAAGTATGTAGGTATGGTAACAACGACGCATCATGATAGCAATAAAAAGGACAAAGTAAACTTTAGATGGAATATAGAGAGAATAGAGATGCCAGACAGGAAAAAATCAATACAAGGAAATTGGAATTTCGCGTTAACTGTAAAATCAGTGGATAGTAAAGAAAAAACAATTGGTGGGGGTTCGGAAAAAGAAGGTATAAAAGTAAATATGGAAAAGGTTGCAATGTCGCCGGTTTCATTTATTCTTTATTACAATCAAGAAGTTTCTAAGGTTACGAGGAAAGAATGGGATAGTGTAGATGTTGAGCTGAAAGTAAAGGATGATCTAGGTAATTCTTATAGTGGTGAAGGGAATGGGGGAAGTGGCAATGATCCTTACAATATCCATTGGAGTTCCACATTCCAAAAGTTAAACGAAAATGCAACAAAGCTTATCGTTACACCTCACGTGCACTTGCGAGTTCATACACCTGAAAATCATGGTGGAGTGGAGTATGTGAATGGAAAAGAGAAGAAAATTGAAGTGCCGAAAAAAGAAGCGAAGAGTAAAGATATTGTTTTAGATGATATCGTAATTGATTTAAAGAAATAAAAGAAAGACTGCCTAAAACGATTAGGCAGTCTTTTTCTCCTTAAGAACTAGTAACAAGTAAAGCATGCGGATGCTGCGTTTTATACTCATCTTTCCACGGGATGTTTAGTTGTTCCCACGATTCGCCACTAGTAGTGGATTGAAATACGCCGTTGTTATTTAAAGTGTAAAATGTATGTGGTTCGGCTTCGTTTGTTGCAAACATCGAAATGACTGTACCGATTGCTGATGGTAGTCCTTGCTGTACTTGCTGGAACGGAGTGTCTTTCGTTTTTCGATAAATATAAGATTCATAAGGAATACGGTGATGAGCAAGATCGGCACTTGGCGCGGCGGAAACGAGAATCGTATCGCAATCAGCTGGATCGATAGCCATGCTGTATAAATAATGATGTTCAAGTCCTTCACTGCATGAGATCCAGCTGTTTCCACTGTTATAACTTTCAAGGTATGCGCGATCAGGCCCGCCCATAAATCCGTCACCACATGATGCATAAAGGCGATTTGGGGCTTCAGGATGCATAAGTAATTGATGAGCATCGATAGGAGCACCGAATTTTTTATCAATCCATGTATGCCCTTTATCGTTACTTTGAATAACAGCACCAGCTTCAATTGAAACATGAATTGTATTTGGATTGTTTGGATCCACTGTAATCCAGCGTACGTGATGAGTAAAAGGTCTAGGCGGGAAAGCCCACGTATAAGAAGATAATAATGATTTCATATTTTTTAGTTCCGTCCACGTTTCGCCACCATTTTCTGAGCGGAATAAAGCGCTTGGTTCTGTGCCGACATAAACGATGCCATATCCGTTAACTTGTTCATTAGGGCTTATCGTAATGGAAGTGATCGAAGAATGTAAAATACCATCTTCTTTTGGAAAATCAAAGTAACGATAAGAATCTCCAATGGGTCTCCATGAATCTCCGCTA
This genomic interval carries:
- a CDS encoding histidine phosphatase family protein, which gives rise to MTTIYFVRHAHSTYTKEERERPLSEKGHLDAENVTHLLKGRHIDVVISSPYKRAIQTVQGIANTYHVSIEIEEDLRERLLSSEPVADFNEAMENVWGDWSFAYEGGESNDVAQRRAVICMQSILKKYKGKNIVIGTHGNIMVLLMNYFDSQYDFQFWKTIHMPDVYKLTFDNNCFSSAERIESTDYQINNL
- a CDS encoding DUF3147 family protein translates to MHFLVKVIVSALIIGVITEVAKHYSTIGGFIAALPLVSLLSLFWISFEGGNKQELSQFAIGVLYGFPASALLLFIVYMGLKNSFALSTSVLLGIGVWCIFFACQKLFQA
- a CDS encoding MarR family winged helix-turn-helix transcriptional regulator, which codes for MKDINQHWESIYYHLRYEYEDNLSHQAIRILQIVSREKDITIGKVATELSLSHNTASEHVKRLIQKGFIMKERNKQDERVVNLTLTKEGIEVLEKHTLLDKEKIKILESQLSKEEQQLIEKAFSLLAKEAKYAFPR
- a CDS encoding protein phosphatase 2C domain-containing protein produces the protein MCKGIHLARERMIAVNTFKWMSHEQMYVDEIHVEKCGPLSVGVYGGNQESDAYERGDAVLAWWDPELQFEFVMIFDTHHKTKNIDYIIEAISERKEKLKELFSYPIHLAFHHTHMYLLALFTDELFIEKCDQDDEELACLICLRKGEFLYWLSVGDCFAYLFHSEKTKNGKGRLNKRKNYEYIGRKNIFAANTPCFTSGIRGLEKGMNHIVMATDGILECDKRRFDDDQSLIEILHDGSCLQIEPVLTNVLHWKGRDCATIIGWSIDTENKRCAN
- the asnB gene encoding asparagine synthase (glutamine-hydrolyzing) → MCGITGWVSWNKDLSNEHVILEKMANSIQHRGPDAEGFWFSPRAAFAHRRLIVIDPEGGAQPKTFRAGDYTYALTYNGEIYNFRELRERLQKCGHAFETHSDTEVLLHAYLEWKEECVQHLNGIFAFALWDDQKQQLFLARDHLGVKPLFYTERNDSIIFGSEIKALLAHPSVPAEIDANGINEIFGLGLFRTPGCGVFKHIQEVRAGHSITFTRDKKVVQKYWNLKSKIHTDSTEDTSSHILSILQDTVKRQLIADVPLVCMLSGGLDSSGITALAGKEFAAENKTLHTYSVDFVNSAKDFELTFARTGLDAPWVKRVSEHVGTSHHDIIVNAEELANHLFVPLHAKDLPSAGEMETSLYLLFCEMKKDATVALSGESADEVFGGYPWFHQEELLYVDKFPWLTNWKNTSPLLLNEVSNQCNLENYIDTRFQEAILEVPILEGESKKPAKQRQMFYLFLTRFLPFLLDRKDRMSMAVGFEVRVPFCDYRLVEYLWNVPFNIKSIDNIEKGILRRALQPALPDDVRNRRKSAYPTSQDPHYLQTIRHLSLDMCSNKNNPIFSLINHSTLLAIADQSNKEINNFEARSAMEYMLQVNEWLKTYHIHIA
- a CDS encoding sigma-70 family RNA polymerase sigma factor, encoding MKSNEKNFIKRLQRQKEDALEFVVDTYLPLIKGITHKVLLPVQNDGLIEECVNDIFLSIWNNANKFHGEPSDFRKWIAAIAKFKAIDYYRKATKKVEIISDEFHISTEKSAEDELIVMEDREELLKLINQLEPLDQKVFIMKYLLGMKTEEIGDKLGLTRAAIDNRVYRGKKKLQQNATNISFGGSAI
- a CDS encoding DUF4179 domain-containing protein: MKDIYELLNDIDIDEKELKEIEASEIEKEKVKRNVKQSIRTKKKMKSWKKGVAAASILVGVSVAMLGIGFPTYAGGLPIVGDIFRFLDNGRTGLYENYKEFSTELNMTRESNGVKVTINDVISDGRTVSITYSLESEQDLGNDPIILGGLDIMDAHGSTGSGKMTKVTEKKYVGMVTTTHHDSNKKDKVNFRWNIERIEMPDRKKSIQGNWNFALTVKSVDSKEKTIGGGSEKEGIKVNMEKVAMSPVSFILYYNQEVSKVTRKEWDSVDVELKVKDDLGNSYSGEGNGGSGNDPYNIHWSSTFQKLNENATKLIVTPHVHLRVHTPENHGGVEYVNGKEKKIEVPKKEAKSKDIVLDDIVIDLKK